A stretch of the Vicia villosa cultivar HV-30 ecotype Madison, WI unplaced genomic scaffold, Vvil1.0 ctg.000733F_1_1, whole genome shotgun sequence genome encodes the following:
- the LOC131630774 gene encoding uncharacterized protein LOC131630774 isoform X2 — protein MMNILALSLFITSLTTASIFSPNPNTNQKHHQQPNTIIKEGHRVVVVEYDQDGHQNTKISISPEQDSANIDSTFIENTKDRIKETASVLPNIGQGISQPQDSSSSSHYNLHTPNARDAKELICDAYGKCKHKISNAMGKARDKASETIDKKKELDDNVVEAFDRAKDKVYDKANEAKERVYDKANDVHEYTRDSLEKAKETGQTFKEHVVRNVTEAKDGVKKVLSLERVESVMRVANLLGFASGYGMCVWITFVSSYVLSRVMPRQQFAVVQSKIYPVYFRAMGYCLGVALLGHVFGHGMRHGKSGGVLQSWNLLGSLLAVFVNSLYLEPRATKVCVFTYIYLQFLDICQTLIYVRLILTQTHRYLGQIRQI, from the exons ATGATGAACATTTTAGCTTTGAGTTTGTTCATAACTTCACTCACAACCGCAAGCATTTTCTCTCCAAATCCAAACACAAAccaaaaacatcatcaacaaccaAACACAATCATCAAAGAAGGACAcagagttgttgttgttgaatatgaccAAGATGGTCACCAAAACACCAAAATCTCAATCTCACCCGAACAAGATTCCGCAAACATCGATTCAACTTTCATAGAAAACACCAAAGACAGAATCAAAGAAACCGCTTCTGTTCTTCCTAACATCGGTCAAGGAATCTCTCAACCTCAAGATTCATCATCCTCTTCTCATTACAATCTCCACACTCCCAACGCCAGAGACGCAAAAGAGCTTATCTGTGACGCATATGGAAAATGCAAACACAAAATCTCAAACGCAATGGGGAAAGCCAGAGACAAAGCTTCCGAAACCATCGACAAAAAGAAAGAACTCGACGACAATGTCGTCGAGGCTTTCGATAGAGCCAAAGATAAAGTTTACGATAAAGCAAACGAGGCGAAAGAGAGAGTTTACGATAAAGCTAACGATGTTCATGAATACACGAGAGATTCCTTGGAAAAGGCGAAGGAAACGGGACAAACGTTTAAGGAACATGTTGTTAGGAACGTGACGGAGGCGAAAGATGGAGTGAAGAAGGTTTTGTCTTTGGAAAGAGTTGAATCTGTGATGAGGGTTGCTAATTTGTTGGGATTTGCGAGTGGTTATGGGATGTGTgtttggataacttttgtttcaaGTTATGTTTTGTCTAGGGTTATGCCTAGACAACAATTTGCTGTGGTGCAGAGTAAGATTTATCCGGTTTATTTTAGGGCTATGGGTTATTGTTTAGGAGTTGCTTTGTTGGGTCATGTTTTTGGACATGGGATGAGACATGGTAAGAGTGGTGGAGTTTTGCAAAGTTGGAACCTTTTGGGTTCTCTTTTGGCTGTTTTTGTTAATTCTCTTTACTTGGAGCCTCGAGCCACCAAGGTATGTGTTTTCACTTATATATATCTTCAATTCTTAGATATATGTCAGACACTGATATATGTCAGACTGATATTGACACAGACACACCGATATTTAG GTCAGATACGACAAATATGA
- the LOC131630774 gene encoding uncharacterized protein LOC131630774 isoform X1, translating into MMNILALSLFITSLTTASIFSPNPNTNQKHHQQPNTIIKEGHRVVVVEYDQDGHQNTKISISPEQDSANIDSTFIENTKDRIKETASVLPNIGQGISQPQDSSSSSHYNLHTPNARDAKELICDAYGKCKHKISNAMGKARDKASETIDKKKELDDNVVEAFDRAKDKVYDKANEAKERVYDKANDVHEYTRDSLEKAKETGQTFKEHVVRNVTEAKDGVKKVLSLERVESVMRVANLLGFASGYGMCVWITFVSSYVLSRVMPRQQFAVVQSKIYPVYFRAMGYCLGVALLGHVFGHGMRHGKSGGVLQSWNLLGSLLAVFVNSLYLEPRATKLMFERMKMEKEEGRGREDMTTVERNRTEEHLSSPDPRRSYATTTANVVTEGTESPAQRKDHEVVRAKIMKLNNKLKKLNSYSSFLNILNLMSLTWHLVYLAQNMHQIC; encoded by the exons ATGATGAACATTTTAGCTTTGAGTTTGTTCATAACTTCACTCACAACCGCAAGCATTTTCTCTCCAAATCCAAACACAAAccaaaaacatcatcaacaaccaAACACAATCATCAAAGAAGGACAcagagttgttgttgttgaatatgaccAAGATGGTCACCAAAACACCAAAATCTCAATCTCACCCGAACAAGATTCCGCAAACATCGATTCAACTTTCATAGAAAACACCAAAGACAGAATCAAAGAAACCGCTTCTGTTCTTCCTAACATCGGTCAAGGAATCTCTCAACCTCAAGATTCATCATCCTCTTCTCATTACAATCTCCACACTCCCAACGCCAGAGACGCAAAAGAGCTTATCTGTGACGCATATGGAAAATGCAAACACAAAATCTCAAACGCAATGGGGAAAGCCAGAGACAAAGCTTCCGAAACCATCGACAAAAAGAAAGAACTCGACGACAATGTCGTCGAGGCTTTCGATAGAGCCAAAGATAAAGTTTACGATAAAGCAAACGAGGCGAAAGAGAGAGTTTACGATAAAGCTAACGATGTTCATGAATACACGAGAGATTCCTTGGAAAAGGCGAAGGAAACGGGACAAACGTTTAAGGAACATGTTGTTAGGAACGTGACGGAGGCGAAAGATGGAGTGAAGAAGGTTTTGTCTTTGGAAAGAGTTGAATCTGTGATGAGGGTTGCTAATTTGTTGGGATTTGCGAGTGGTTATGGGATGTGTgtttggataacttttgtttcaaGTTATGTTTTGTCTAGGGTTATGCCTAGACAACAATTTGCTGTGGTGCAGAGTAAGATTTATCCGGTTTATTTTAGGGCTATGGGTTATTGTTTAGGAGTTGCTTTGTTGGGTCATGTTTTTGGACATGGGATGAGACATGGTAAGAGTGGTGGAGTTTTGCAAAGTTGGAACCTTTTGGGTTCTCTTTTGGCTGTTTTTGTTAATTCTCTTTACTTGGAGCCTCGAGCCACCAAG CTAATGTTTGAAAGGATGAAAATGGAGAAAGAAGaaggaagaggaagagaagacATGACAACGGTTGAACGAAACAGAACTGAAGAGCATCTAAGTTCACCTGATCCTAGAAGATCATATGCAACTACAACTGCCAATGTTGTAACAGAAGGGACAGAATCTCCGGCACAGAGGAAAGATCATGAGGTTGTAAGAGCAAAGATAATGAAACTCAATAACAAgttgaagaagttgaattcaTATTCCTCGTTTCTCAACATCCTCAATCTCATGTCTCTTACTTGGCATCTGGTTTATTTGGCTCAAAATATGCACCAAATTTGCTAA